From the Quercus lobata isolate SW786 chromosome 6, ValleyOak3.0 Primary Assembly, whole genome shotgun sequence genome, one window contains:
- the LOC115994840 gene encoding DUF21 domain-containing protein At4g14240-like isoform X1 encodes MHPINAVIATRMLARNLESDSAGLGGIPFGTAWWFIYAGISCFLVLFAGIMSGLTLGLMSLGLVDLEILQRSGTISEKKQAAAILPVVQKQHQLLVTLLLCNAVSMEALPIYLDKLFNQYVAILLSVTFVLAFGEVIPQAICTRYGLAVGANFVWLVRVLMIICYPIAYPIGKILDWVLGHNEALFRRAQLKALVSIHGQEAGKGGELTHDETTIISGALDLTEKTAEEAMTPIESTFSLDVNSKLDWEAMGKILARGHSRVPVYSGNPKNVIGLLLVKSLLTVRPETETPVSAVSIRRIPRVPADMPLYDILNEFQKGSSHMAAVVKSKGKGKTLPPTIDGEKSEENKVSGEDSQLTTPLLKQDEKSDSVAVEIDRASMPTNVRRPPSFRRNDTAANGIPHLSEDIEDGEVIGIITLEDVFEELLQEEIVDETDEYVDVHKRIRVAAAAAASSMARAPSVRRITGHKGAGGQIKQGQTPKKSAEDDLNSTKSHGASGEPFGNKK; translated from the exons ATGCACCCGATCAATGCCGTGATTGCGACTCGGATGCTGGCTCGGAACCTGGAGTCGGACTCGGCGGGGCTTGGCGGCATACCGTTCGGAACGGCGTGGTGGTTCATCTACGCCGGAATCTCTTGCTTCCTCGTTCTCTTCGCCGGAATCATGTCCGGGCTCACTCTCGGCCTCATGTCCCTCGGCCTCGTCGATTTGGAGATCCTCCAGCGTAGCGGCACCATTAGCGAAAAGAAACAAGCAG ctGCTATACTTCCAGTAGTTCAAAAGCAACACCAGCTGCTTGTCACTTTGCTTTTGTGTAATGCGGTTTCCATGGag GCCCTTCCTATATACCTGGATAAACTTTTCAATCAGTATGTCGCAATTCTTCTCTCTGTAACTTTCGTTCTTGCTTTCGGGGAG GTCATTCCACAAGCAATATGCACAAGATACGGGCTTGCTGTAGGGGCCAATTTCGTATGGCTTGTGAgagttttaatgataatttgCTATCCAATAGCTTATCCCATTGGAAAG ATTCTGGACTGGGTTCTGGGACATAATGAAGCATTATTTAGGCGGGCGCAGCTTAAAGCCCTTGTCTCCATCCACGGCCAAGAG GCTGGCAAGGGAGGGGAGCTTACACATGATGAGACAACAATTATTAGCGGAGCCCTAGATTTAACTGAAAAG ACTGCTGAGGAGGCTATGACACCTATTGAGTCAACCTTTTCCTTGGATGTCAATTCGAAGTTGGACTG GGAAGCAATGGGGAAAATTCTTGCTCGGGGTCATAGTCGAGTTCCTGTCTATTCTGGGAATCCAAAGAATGTAATTGGACTTCTTCTG GTGAAGAGTTTACTCACCGTACGACCTGAAACAGAGACCCCTGTCAGTGCTGTATCAATCCGCAGAATTCCACG GGTTCCAGCAGATATGCCTCTGTATGATATATTAAATGAATTCCAAAAGGGAAGCAGTCATATGGCAGCTGTGGTGAAGTCTAAGGGAAAAGGCAAGACTCTTCCTCCAACAATTGATGGAGAAAAATCTGAAGAGAACAAAGTTTCTGGCGAGGACTCTCAACTGACTACTCCTTTGTTAAAGCAGGATGAAAAGTCGGACAGTGTTGCTGTTGAGATTGACAGGGCTTCAATGCCTACCAATGTGAGGAGGCCACCATCTTTTAGGCGTAATGACACTGCAGCTAATGGCATACCTCATTTGTCAGAGGATATTGAAGATGGTGAAGTTATTGGTATCATCACTCTGGAAGATGTGTTTGAAGAACTTCTGCAG GAGGAAATTGTGGATGAGACAGACGAATATGTTGATGTGCATAAAAG AATCCGTGTGGCTGCAGCTGCAGCTGCTTCATCAATGGCACGAGCTCCATCAGTTCGGAGGATAACAGGCCATAAGGGAGCA
- the LOC115994840 gene encoding DUF21 domain-containing protein At4g14240-like isoform X2, which produces MHPINAVIATRMLARNLESDSAGLGGIPFGTAWWFIYAGISCFLVLFAGIMSGLTLGLMSLGLVDLEILQRSGTISEKKQAAAILPVVQKQHQLLVTLLLCNAVSMEALPIYLDKLFNQYVAILLSVTFVLAFGEVIPQAICTRYGLAVGANFVWLVRVLMIICYPIAYPIGKILDWVLGHNEALFRRAQLKALVSIHGQEAGKGGELTHDETTIISGALDLTEKTAEEAMTPIESTFSLDVNSKLDWEAMGKILARGHSRVPVYSGNPKNVIGLLLVKSLLTVRPETETPVSAVSIRRIPRVPADMPLYDILNEFQKGSSHMAAVVKSKGKG; this is translated from the exons ATGCACCCGATCAATGCCGTGATTGCGACTCGGATGCTGGCTCGGAACCTGGAGTCGGACTCGGCGGGGCTTGGCGGCATACCGTTCGGAACGGCGTGGTGGTTCATCTACGCCGGAATCTCTTGCTTCCTCGTTCTCTTCGCCGGAATCATGTCCGGGCTCACTCTCGGCCTCATGTCCCTCGGCCTCGTCGATTTGGAGATCCTCCAGCGTAGCGGCACCATTAGCGAAAAGAAACAAGCAG ctGCTATACTTCCAGTAGTTCAAAAGCAACACCAGCTGCTTGTCACTTTGCTTTTGTGTAATGCGGTTTCCATGGag GCCCTTCCTATATACCTGGATAAACTTTTCAATCAGTATGTCGCAATTCTTCTCTCTGTAACTTTCGTTCTTGCTTTCGGGGAG GTCATTCCACAAGCAATATGCACAAGATACGGGCTTGCTGTAGGGGCCAATTTCGTATGGCTTGTGAgagttttaatgataatttgCTATCCAATAGCTTATCCCATTGGAAAG ATTCTGGACTGGGTTCTGGGACATAATGAAGCATTATTTAGGCGGGCGCAGCTTAAAGCCCTTGTCTCCATCCACGGCCAAGAG GCTGGCAAGGGAGGGGAGCTTACACATGATGAGACAACAATTATTAGCGGAGCCCTAGATTTAACTGAAAAG ACTGCTGAGGAGGCTATGACACCTATTGAGTCAACCTTTTCCTTGGATGTCAATTCGAAGTTGGACTG GGAAGCAATGGGGAAAATTCTTGCTCGGGGTCATAGTCGAGTTCCTGTCTATTCTGGGAATCCAAAGAATGTAATTGGACTTCTTCTG GTGAAGAGTTTACTCACCGTACGACCTGAAACAGAGACCCCTGTCAGTGCTGTATCAATCCGCAGAATTCCACG GGTTCCAGCAGATATGCCTCTGTATGATATATTAAATGAATTCCAAAAGGGAAGCAGTCATATGGCAGCTGTGGTGAAGTCTAAGGGAAAAG GATGA